CCCGTCGAAGGCGGCTCGAAGATAATCGGCGGCAAGGAGGATCGGCTCCCACAGCTCGGGCTGAATCGTGGCTTCGATCACGAGCACCCGAGGACGCCAGCGACTCCAGTCCGCCCCCTGGATGACGGCAAGCTCGTGCCCCTCCACGTCGATCTTGAGGAAATCAATCGTCCGGTCGCCCACATATCGCTCGCAAAGTGTGGCGAGGGTGATGACCTCAACCGTCCGTTCAACATACGAATAGCCGTGCAACTTCAGGCCGGCGGCGAAGTCAAGGTCGAGGGTTGACATGCCGAGCGAGTCGCTTGGCTCGTGCAGGGTCATCATCCCTTCGTGATCCGAGATCGCAAGCGAGAGGTTCACATCGCGAGGGCGCTCGGCCTGAAGCATTTCCCAGACTCGGGCGACCGGCTCGACATTCACCCCCGTCCAGCCGCGATCCGAGAAATGCCGGGTCACGGAATGCAAGGTGGGATGATTGGCTCCAACATCCACATAAAAACCATCTTCCTTGTCCGGAAAGACGCGCCGGAGGAGAACGTCTTCCGCATTCTGAGCGTAGGAGATCATGGGCATGGGACGCTCTCGGGAGTTGGAGGCGAGGACAGAGCTTTGATCGAGGAAATGCTTGCAGAAGAACCACGATCCAGAGCGGAAGGCCGAGGTTCATGCCAGGCCCAGGCATTGCGTCTGCCCCATGCCGACATGACCAGTTGATGCTTCCGATTGGCGAGTGCATTCCAGTCGAACAGGGGCTGTAAGCGCGGTCGATCCGCTCGTGCCTGGGCAATTGCGATGGAGGGTTGATCCAGCAGCCGATCCACAATCTGAAGCGTTCCTTCAGGATCGTCGATCGGACAGAAATGCGTTCCGGGGCAGTCTCCGAATAGGCTCTCAGTCGTTTCCAAGCGGCTGAGCAACACCGGTGTTCCACTGACGAGCGCTTCAAGAATGGGCAGGCCAAACGCTTCGACGTCGGAAAGCAACAGGAGTGCTCGGCTTGACCGATACGCCTCCCGCAGGTCCGCTTCGCTCACATAGCCGCGCAACTCGACAAAGGGGCGAAGGGCCGGAGGAATCCGGTCTGCCGATGCCTCGCTCCGATTGCCGATGACGACCAGTCGGAATTCGGGACTTCGCCTGACAACATGTTCAAACACTTGAACAACGCGATCAAAGCGTTTGCGAATCTCGGCCAGATCCCCCACAAAGAGCAGTTGCGGAGGGCGATCGAGAGGCCCAAGGTCGAACGCTTCGAAATCGCAGCCGAGGGGCAAGGTCACGGCGTTGACCTGTCGAGGCGCGAGCCGTTGCAAGGCTCGACATTCGGCAGGTGAATCGGCGAGGACCAGATCCGCGCGTTCGATCACGCGGCGATGGGTCGCGGCAACGTTCGCCTCCTGCTCGGGCGACATGGGAACCGTCCAGAGCGGCTGATCATGAGGGGTGTAGCACAGCACGGTCCGATCGTCGATGTGATCCAGGACGGCACGACCGGTCGCGGCGTTGGCAAAGCCGATCAGCTCAATCGCGTCCCAACGTGATGATCTGATC
The genomic region above belongs to Tautonia rosea and contains:
- a CDS encoding FkbM family methyltransferase, yielding MPMISYAQNAEDVLLRRVFPDKEDGFYVDVGANHPTLHSVTRHFSDRGWTGVNVEPVARVWEMLQAERPRDVNLSLAISDHEGMMTLHEPSDSLGMSTLDLDFAAGLKLHGYSYVERTVEVITLATLCERYVGDRTIDFLKIDVEGHELAVIQGADWSRWRPRVLVIEATIQPELWEPILLAADYLRAAFDGLNRYYLRLEDRRLLSKFRSPVNVLDDYVPFEHVLELESLRRERDEALARLSRYEDLGTTSLTVARHLRRVARHVPIVPSVVRRMLPKVG
- a CDS encoding glycosyltransferase family 4 protein; its protein translation is MPTTPRPHFAKFTAGSIATHEPFASSATGRGCPSPDRFRVLIATPTTNQMYSGIGRAIFELSRRLQGRVEFTFAMDDRDPRSLRRVWDFATPLGIPMCVGPHRFESDCVEPLNERLPELIRSSRWDAIELIGFANAATGRAVLDHIDDRTVLCYTPHDQPLWTVPMSPEQEANVAATHRRVIERADLVLADSPAECRALQRLAPRQVNAVTLPLGCDFEAFDLGPLDRPPQLLFVGDLAEIRKRFDRVVQVFEHVVRRSPEFRLVVIGNRSEASADRIPPALRPFVELRGYVSEADLREAYRSSRALLLLSDVEAFGLPILEALVSGTPVLLSRLETTESLFGDCPGTHFCPIDDPEGTLQIVDRLLDQPSIAIAQARADRPRLQPLFDWNALANRKHQLVMSAWGRRNAWAWHEPRPSALDRGSSASISSIKALSSPPTPESVPCP